In the Drosophila biarmipes strain raj3 chromosome X, RU_DBia_V1.1, whole genome shotgun sequence genome, one interval contains:
- the LOC108023544 gene encoding cytospin-A isoform X1, producing MIKLKSLFRRGQGTSSSNSSNSSHKQQQHSSNNNRQKSQSSTSLNTAHEQQQQQQQQQQQQQQQQQQQQQQQQQQHNNTAAPTTKFYVHQEAASYERGVDVGDEEALLLTNQQQQQRRQQQQQQQQNYHQQQRLPQLQSNTLPQKKSKLKGQKQPKQLPVQQQHSNAPEPQQQQQPPLMTSLAAVPQAAATGNGSSSNINNNNALAALQDGGAAAAAAADFYQQLAAAATATATSANGSNTSADSPANAFPAAAAAVAVAAVAASSYQQQQQQQQQQQQQQQQQQQQQQLINSEQQQQQLLEANNKMQELHKQLERLGSEQLQLETRITELLPYQSEVAKLKGDLVKMQSLQEKTQMEIGNLKYENESLRNRLRDVVNSPLSDAEKHQIIQDSQRLHSSAPASIALPSTNDAHDGTPCLTPDWDKQSSSSEISVACLQDKIIQMEETHYSTNEELQATLQELADLQTQLTDTQTENVRLAEDKDVLFQSLCRQTEKLNESRTQISTLKELLLRDTKQAASEVSASEREQKLLDLIKTSQEEREAVLLKQEEMGAELAELKQAREAAQQEQQRQRERIALLDSQLDAANAERRQGEAQFSQAKEEISQRAIEISRLSTLLENARSKIEELEADLARGDKTDLSDVLDVARKEKDALEERVAELQDQCSRSQAELRRLREQLSGLTEECKVAKNNAKCAVSHLEYRLEQLQRDKDKIAGEWQALEERVAELQVQCKCHQEDKAQLQSLLSETQRHLGDVQLQLGESECRLEQEMQLRRKEAEEWQQFQADLLMTVRVANDFKTEALSAREQLVLDNKTQKEKIRLLEQQLEKLTKQPELQQSETPQSVLSTVQREMEMATRRSKLSFSRQDSRLSVKTLIESIENNKAQGKADEAESHYSSTSSLNSGTPELGTTPIIFPPSSDWHESLRLPVLQSSNLHVNVGNQSGTGTGASLPAGSGGGGGSASTTKATLPLRDQQQQQTAMTAPQSQIQSQIQIQNVSQPSTPATPSSAGSSSSSGLPFGNVSKSFIGGERKDPLNMLAKNGGSKRNALLKWCQNKTVGYRNIDITNFSSSWNDGLAFCAILHSYLPDRIPYDQLSPANKRRNFSLAFAAAESVGIGTTLNINDMCQIERPDWMQVMSYVTAIYKYFET from the exons ATGATCAAACTGAAATCCTTGTTCCGCAGAGGACAGGGCACCTCCAGCTCGAACTCCTCCAACTCGTCgcacaagcagcagcagcactccTCCAACAACAATCGCCAGAAGTCGCAGTCGAGCACTTCGCTGAATACCGCccacgagcagcagcagcagcagcaacagcagcagcagcagcagcaacagcagcagcagcagcagcaacagcagcagcagcagcagcacaacaACACCGCAGCGCCAACGACAAAGTTCTACGTCCACCAGGAGGCGGCCAGCTACGAAAGGGGCGTGGATGTGGGCGACGAGGAGGCGCTGCTGCTGACcaaccaacagcagcaacagcggcgacagcaacagcagcagcagcagcaaaactATCACCAGCAGCAACGG CTACCGCAGCTCCAGAGCAACACCTTGCCCCAAAAGAAGTCGAAGCTCAAGGGACagaagcagccaaaacaattgcccgtgcagcagcaacacagcAATGCACCTGagccacagcaacagcagcagccaccacTGATGACTTCCCTGGCAGCCGTGCCGCAGGCAGCAGCAACtggcaacggcagcagcagcaacatcaacaacaacaacgcgtTGGCCGCACTGCAAGATGGTggcgctgctgccgccgctgcagccGATTTCTACCAGCAActagctgcagcagcaacggcGACGGCAACGTCGGCCAACGGCAGCAACACTAGTGCCGACAGTCCAGCCAACGCTTTtcccgcagcagcagcagccgttgctgttgccgctgtggcagccagcagctatcagcaacaacagcagcagcagcagcagcaacaacagcagcagcaacaacagcagcagcagcaacaactcaTCAACAgcgaacagcaacaacagcaactctTAGAG GCTAACAACAAAATGCAGGAGCTGCACAAGCAGCTGGAGAGATTGGGAAGCGAGCAACTGCAGCTGGAGACACGCATCACGGAGCTCCTGCCATACCAAAGCGAGGTGGCCAAACTGAAGGGCGATCTGGTTAAGATGCAG AGTCTACAGGAAAAGACCCAGATGGAGATCGGCAACCTGAAATACGAGAACGAATCTCTGCGCAATAGGCTGCGGGACGTTGTGAACTCGCCGCTGTCGGATGCGGAGAAGCACCAGATCATCCAAGACTCGCAGCGGCTGCACAGCTCGGCGCCCGCCTCGATAGCCCTGCCCAGT ACAAACGATGCGCATGATGGCACACCCTGCCTCACGCCCGACTGGGACAAGCAGTCATCCTCCAGCGAGATCTCTGTAGCCTGCCTGCAGGACAAGATCATTCAGATGGAGGAGACGCACTACTCCACCAACGAGGAGCTACAGGCCACGCTGCAGGAGTTGGCCGACCTGCAAACGCAGCTGACGGACACGCAGACGGAGAACGTGCGCCTCGCCGAGGACAAGGATGTGCTCTTCCAGTCGCTTTGCCGGCAGACCGAGAAGCTGAATGAATCGCGCACGCAGATCAGTACGCTGAAGGAGCTGCTCCTGCGGGACACGAAGCAGGCGGCCTCTGAAGTCAGCGCCTCGGAGCGGGAGCAGAAGCTACTGGATCTGATCAAGACATCGCAGGAGGAGCGCGAGGCCGTTCTGCTCAAGCAGGAGGAGATGGGCGCCGAACTGGCGGAGCTGAAGCAGGCGCGTGAAGCTgcccagcaggagcagcagcgccagaGGGAGCGGATTGCCCTGTTGGACTCTCAGTTAGATGCAGCCAATGCGGAGCGGCGGCAGGGAGAGGCTCAGTTCTCACAGGCCAAGGAGGAGATCTCGCAGCGGGCCATCGAAATCAGTCGGCTGAGCACTCTGCTGGAGAATGCTCGCTCCAAAATCGAGGAGCTGGAGGCCGATCTGGCCAGGGGCGACAAGACGGACCTAAGCGATGTGCTGGACGTGGCCCGGAAGGAGAAGGACGCCCTGGAGGAGCGGGTGGCCGAGCTGCAGGATCAGTGTTCGCGTAGTCAAGCCGAGCTAAGACGGCTACGCGAGCAGCTCTCCGGCCTCACTGAGGAGTGCAAGGTGGCCAAGAACAATGCCAAGTGCGCCGTCTCCCACCTCGAATATCGgctggagcagctgcagcgggACAAGGACAAGATAGCCGGCGAATGGCAGGCGCTGGAGGAGCGCGTGGCCGAACTGCAGGTGCAGTGCAAGTGCCACCAGGAGGACAAGGCCCAGCTGCAGTCCCTGCTTAGCGAAACGCAGCGCCACCTGGGCGATGTCCAACTGCAGCTGGGCGAGTCGGAGTGCCGGCTCGAACAGGAGATGCAGCTGCGGCGGAAGGAGGCCGAGGAGTGGCAGCAGTTCCAGGCCGATCTCCTGATGACCGTGCGCGTGGCCAACGACTTCAAGACTGAGGCGCTCAGCGCCCGGGAGCAGCTCGTGCTCGACAACAAGACGCAGAAGGAGAAGATCAGGTTGCTGGAGCAGCAGCTCGAGAAGCTCACCAAGCAGC CCGAACTGCAGCAGTCGGAGACTCCGCAGTCGGTGCTGTCCACGGTCCAGcgggagatggagatggccACACGGCGCAGCAAGCTGAGCTTCAGCCGACAGGACTCGCGACTCTCCGTCAAAACGCTCATCGAGAGTATTGAGAACAACAAGGCG CAGGGCAAAGCCGACGAGGCGGAATCCCACTACAGCTCCACGTCCAGCCTAAACAGCGGCACTCCGGAGCTGGGCACCACGCCCATTATCTTCCCCCCCTCCAGTGACTGGCATGAGAGC CTTCGCCTGCCTGTGCTGCAGAGCAGCAATCTGCACGTAAATGTGGGCAATCAATCGGGCACTGGAACAGGAGCGAGTCTTCCAGCTGgcagcggaggaggaggaggatcagCTAGCACTACCAAAGCCACTTTGCCGCTGCGcgaccaacagcagcagcagactgCGATGACAGCGCCCCAGAGCCAGATCCAGTCGCAGATTCAGATCCAGAACGTTTCCCAGCCCTCGACGCCGGCCACGCCCAGCAGTgcgggcagcagcagcagcagtgggcTGCCCTTCGGCAATGTCTCAAAGTCCTTCATAGGCG GGGAACGCAAGGATCCGCTGAACATGCTGGCCAAGAATGGAGGCTCGAAGCGCAACGCGCTGCTGAAGTGGTGCCAGAACAAGACAGTGGGCTACCGCAACATCGACATCACCAACTTCAGCTCCTCGTGGAACGATGGCCTGGCCTTCTGTGCGATCCTGCACTCATATCTGCCGGATCGCATTCCCTACGATCAGCTGAGTCCGGCCAACAAGAGGCGCAACTTCTCGCTGGCCTTTGCGGCTGCCGAGTCCGTGGGCATTGGCACCACCCTG AACATCAATGACATGTGTCAGATCGAACGACCCGACTGGATGCAGGTGATGTCCTATGTGACGGCTATCTACAAGTACTTTGAGACCTAG
- the LOC108023544 gene encoding cytospin-A isoform X2 — MIKLKSLFRRGQGTSSSNSSNSSHKQQQHSSNNNRQKSQSSTSLNTAHEQQQQQQQQQQQQQQQQQQQQQQQQQQHNNTAAPTTKFYVHQEAASYERGVDVGDEEALLLTNQQQQQRRQQQQQQQQNYHQQQRLPQLQSNTLPQKKSKLKGQKQPKQLPVQQQHSNAPEPQQQQQPPLMTSLAAVPQAAATGNGSSSNINNNNALAALQDGGAAAAAAADFYQQLAAAATATATSANGSNTSADSPANAFPAAAAAVAVAAVAASSYQQQQQQQQQQQQQQQQQQQQQQLINSEQQQQQLLEANNKMQELHKQLERLGSEQLQLETRITELLPYQSEVAKLKGDLVKMQSLQEKTQMEIGNLKYENESLRNRLRDVVNSPLSDAEKHQIIQDSQRLHSSAPASIALPSTNDAHDGTPCLTPDWDKQSSSSEISVACLQDKIIQMEETHYSTNEELQATLQELADLQTQLTDTQTENVRLAEDKDVLFQSLCRQTEKLNESRTQISTLKELLLRDTKQAASEVSASEREQKLLDLIKTSQEEREAVLLKQEEMGAELAELKQAREAAQQEQQRQRERIALLDSQLDAANAERRQGEAQFSQAKEEISQRAIEISRLSTLLENARSKIEELEADLARGDKTDLSDVLDVARKEKDALEERVAELQDQCSRSQAELRRLREQLSGLTEECKVAKNNAKCAVSHLEYRLEQLQRDKDKIAGEWQALEERVAELQVQCKCHQEDKAQLQSLLSETQRHLGDVQLQLGESECRLEQEMQLRRKEAEEWQQFQADLLMTVRVANDFKTEALSAREQLVLDNKTQKEKIRLLEQQLEKLTKQPELQQSETPQSVLSTVQREMEMATRRSKLSFSRQDSRLSVKTLIESIENNKAGKADEAESHYSSTSSLNSGTPELGTTPIIFPPSSDWHESLRLPVLQSSNLHVNVGNQSGTGTGASLPAGSGGGGGSASTTKATLPLRDQQQQQTAMTAPQSQIQSQIQIQNVSQPSTPATPSSAGSSSSSGLPFGNVSKSFIGGERKDPLNMLAKNGGSKRNALLKWCQNKTVGYRNIDITNFSSSWNDGLAFCAILHSYLPDRIPYDQLSPANKRRNFSLAFAAAESVGIGTTLNINDMCQIERPDWMQVMSYVTAIYKYFET; from the exons ATGATCAAACTGAAATCCTTGTTCCGCAGAGGACAGGGCACCTCCAGCTCGAACTCCTCCAACTCGTCgcacaagcagcagcagcactccTCCAACAACAATCGCCAGAAGTCGCAGTCGAGCACTTCGCTGAATACCGCccacgagcagcagcagcagcagcaacagcagcagcagcagcagcaacagcagcagcagcagcagcaacagcagcagcagcagcagcacaacaACACCGCAGCGCCAACGACAAAGTTCTACGTCCACCAGGAGGCGGCCAGCTACGAAAGGGGCGTGGATGTGGGCGACGAGGAGGCGCTGCTGCTGACcaaccaacagcagcaacagcggcgacagcaacagcagcagcagcagcaaaactATCACCAGCAGCAACGG CTACCGCAGCTCCAGAGCAACACCTTGCCCCAAAAGAAGTCGAAGCTCAAGGGACagaagcagccaaaacaattgcccgtgcagcagcaacacagcAATGCACCTGagccacagcaacagcagcagccaccacTGATGACTTCCCTGGCAGCCGTGCCGCAGGCAGCAGCAACtggcaacggcagcagcagcaacatcaacaacaacaacgcgtTGGCCGCACTGCAAGATGGTggcgctgctgccgccgctgcagccGATTTCTACCAGCAActagctgcagcagcaacggcGACGGCAACGTCGGCCAACGGCAGCAACACTAGTGCCGACAGTCCAGCCAACGCTTTtcccgcagcagcagcagccgttgctgttgccgctgtggcagccagcagctatcagcaacaacagcagcagcagcagcagcaacaacagcagcagcaacaacagcagcagcagcaacaactcaTCAACAgcgaacagcaacaacagcaactctTAGAG GCTAACAACAAAATGCAGGAGCTGCACAAGCAGCTGGAGAGATTGGGAAGCGAGCAACTGCAGCTGGAGACACGCATCACGGAGCTCCTGCCATACCAAAGCGAGGTGGCCAAACTGAAGGGCGATCTGGTTAAGATGCAG AGTCTACAGGAAAAGACCCAGATGGAGATCGGCAACCTGAAATACGAGAACGAATCTCTGCGCAATAGGCTGCGGGACGTTGTGAACTCGCCGCTGTCGGATGCGGAGAAGCACCAGATCATCCAAGACTCGCAGCGGCTGCACAGCTCGGCGCCCGCCTCGATAGCCCTGCCCAGT ACAAACGATGCGCATGATGGCACACCCTGCCTCACGCCCGACTGGGACAAGCAGTCATCCTCCAGCGAGATCTCTGTAGCCTGCCTGCAGGACAAGATCATTCAGATGGAGGAGACGCACTACTCCACCAACGAGGAGCTACAGGCCACGCTGCAGGAGTTGGCCGACCTGCAAACGCAGCTGACGGACACGCAGACGGAGAACGTGCGCCTCGCCGAGGACAAGGATGTGCTCTTCCAGTCGCTTTGCCGGCAGACCGAGAAGCTGAATGAATCGCGCACGCAGATCAGTACGCTGAAGGAGCTGCTCCTGCGGGACACGAAGCAGGCGGCCTCTGAAGTCAGCGCCTCGGAGCGGGAGCAGAAGCTACTGGATCTGATCAAGACATCGCAGGAGGAGCGCGAGGCCGTTCTGCTCAAGCAGGAGGAGATGGGCGCCGAACTGGCGGAGCTGAAGCAGGCGCGTGAAGCTgcccagcaggagcagcagcgccagaGGGAGCGGATTGCCCTGTTGGACTCTCAGTTAGATGCAGCCAATGCGGAGCGGCGGCAGGGAGAGGCTCAGTTCTCACAGGCCAAGGAGGAGATCTCGCAGCGGGCCATCGAAATCAGTCGGCTGAGCACTCTGCTGGAGAATGCTCGCTCCAAAATCGAGGAGCTGGAGGCCGATCTGGCCAGGGGCGACAAGACGGACCTAAGCGATGTGCTGGACGTGGCCCGGAAGGAGAAGGACGCCCTGGAGGAGCGGGTGGCCGAGCTGCAGGATCAGTGTTCGCGTAGTCAAGCCGAGCTAAGACGGCTACGCGAGCAGCTCTCCGGCCTCACTGAGGAGTGCAAGGTGGCCAAGAACAATGCCAAGTGCGCCGTCTCCCACCTCGAATATCGgctggagcagctgcagcgggACAAGGACAAGATAGCCGGCGAATGGCAGGCGCTGGAGGAGCGCGTGGCCGAACTGCAGGTGCAGTGCAAGTGCCACCAGGAGGACAAGGCCCAGCTGCAGTCCCTGCTTAGCGAAACGCAGCGCCACCTGGGCGATGTCCAACTGCAGCTGGGCGAGTCGGAGTGCCGGCTCGAACAGGAGATGCAGCTGCGGCGGAAGGAGGCCGAGGAGTGGCAGCAGTTCCAGGCCGATCTCCTGATGACCGTGCGCGTGGCCAACGACTTCAAGACTGAGGCGCTCAGCGCCCGGGAGCAGCTCGTGCTCGACAACAAGACGCAGAAGGAGAAGATCAGGTTGCTGGAGCAGCAGCTCGAGAAGCTCACCAAGCAGC CCGAACTGCAGCAGTCGGAGACTCCGCAGTCGGTGCTGTCCACGGTCCAGcgggagatggagatggccACACGGCGCAGCAAGCTGAGCTTCAGCCGACAGGACTCGCGACTCTCCGTCAAAACGCTCATCGAGAGTATTGAGAACAACAAGGCG GGCAAAGCCGACGAGGCGGAATCCCACTACAGCTCCACGTCCAGCCTAAACAGCGGCACTCCGGAGCTGGGCACCACGCCCATTATCTTCCCCCCCTCCAGTGACTGGCATGAGAGC CTTCGCCTGCCTGTGCTGCAGAGCAGCAATCTGCACGTAAATGTGGGCAATCAATCGGGCACTGGAACAGGAGCGAGTCTTCCAGCTGgcagcggaggaggaggaggatcagCTAGCACTACCAAAGCCACTTTGCCGCTGCGcgaccaacagcagcagcagactgCGATGACAGCGCCCCAGAGCCAGATCCAGTCGCAGATTCAGATCCAGAACGTTTCCCAGCCCTCGACGCCGGCCACGCCCAGCAGTgcgggcagcagcagcagcagtgggcTGCCCTTCGGCAATGTCTCAAAGTCCTTCATAGGCG GGGAACGCAAGGATCCGCTGAACATGCTGGCCAAGAATGGAGGCTCGAAGCGCAACGCGCTGCTGAAGTGGTGCCAGAACAAGACAGTGGGCTACCGCAACATCGACATCACCAACTTCAGCTCCTCGTGGAACGATGGCCTGGCCTTCTGTGCGATCCTGCACTCATATCTGCCGGATCGCATTCCCTACGATCAGCTGAGTCCGGCCAACAAGAGGCGCAACTTCTCGCTGGCCTTTGCGGCTGCCGAGTCCGTGGGCATTGGCACCACCCTG AACATCAATGACATGTGTCAGATCGAACGACCCGACTGGATGCAGGTGATGTCCTATGTGACGGCTATCTACAAGTACTTTGAGACCTAG